Proteins from a genomic interval of Luteibacter pinisoli:
- a CDS encoding DsbC family protein, with protein MLKKILPAILAGAFAMTAVAADDTKVVRDAVEGLGPGIKVDTIAPSPMPGFYQVVASGRMVYVSADGRYMLNGNLIDLKNQTDLSAASWSATRKAALAKVPASQRLIYSPANPKHTVTVFTDVDCGFCRQLHSHIDEFNKQGIAVEYVFWPREGIKTTGGNDTPSYTKAVSVWCASDRKNAFNEAMKGGSVKAATCTNPVKDEFELGERLGVNGTPTVVTENGDVVGGYLTPEQLLKAVNAPAGSIKGG; from the coding sequence ATGTTGAAGAAAATCCTCCCGGCGATCCTGGCTGGCGCGTTCGCCATGACGGCCGTTGCCGCCGATGACACCAAGGTCGTGCGCGACGCCGTCGAAGGCCTTGGCCCAGGCATCAAGGTGGACACCATTGCGCCGTCGCCGATGCCCGGTTTCTACCAGGTGGTGGCCTCGGGCCGCATGGTCTACGTCAGCGCCGATGGCCGTTACATGCTCAACGGCAATCTCATCGACCTGAAGAACCAGACCGACCTTTCCGCCGCGAGCTGGTCCGCCACCCGCAAGGCCGCCCTGGCCAAGGTGCCCGCCTCGCAGCGCCTGATCTACTCGCCGGCCAATCCCAAGCACACCGTCACCGTCTTCACCGACGTGGATTGCGGCTTCTGCCGCCAGCTGCACTCGCATATCGACGAGTTCAACAAGCAGGGCATCGCGGTGGAATACGTGTTCTGGCCGCGCGAAGGCATCAAGACCACCGGCGGCAACGACACCCCCTCGTACACCAAGGCCGTCTCGGTGTGGTGCGCGTCGGACCGGAAGAACGCCTTCAATGAGGCGATGAAGGGCGGTTCGGTCAAGGCGGCCACCTGCACCAACCCGGTGAAGGACGAATTCGAGCTGGGCGAGCGCCTCGGCGTGAACGGTACCCCCACCGTGGTGACCGAAAATGGCGACGTGGTAGGGGGTTACCTCACCCCGGAGCAGCTGCTGAAGGCCGTGAACGCCCCCGCTGGCAGCATCAAGGGCGGCTGA
- the xerD gene encoding site-specific tyrosine recombinase XerD, producing the protein MAETTSPELSTADARLIERFIERIWSEDGLADRTLEAYRRDLAQLSRWLETRGHALATATREDLSAYHGSQPVSVRSMARRQSAFRRFYAQLARDDGAREDPTLLMQRPKMPRGLPKALAEREIEALIVAPDTGTPLGLRDRAMLELMYSSGLRVSELVDLPLSGLNTRQGVLRVTGKGGKDRLVPVGEEALVHVERYLAEARPGLAQGHGQPPALFLSRRGSAMSRQQFWTLVKGYALQVGIPGKRVSPHVLRHSFATHLLNHGADLRALQMLLGHSALSTTQIYTLVAKEGLKRLHAQHHPRG; encoded by the coding sequence ATGGCTGAAACGACGTCTCCCGAACTTTCCACCGCCGACGCCCGCCTGATCGAACGCTTCATCGAGCGCATCTGGTCGGAGGACGGCCTGGCCGACCGCACGCTGGAAGCGTACCGGCGCGACCTCGCGCAGCTGTCGCGCTGGCTGGAGACGCGCGGGCACGCGCTGGCCACGGCCACGCGCGAAGACCTCTCCGCCTACCACGGCAGCCAGCCGGTGTCGGTGCGCAGCATGGCGCGGCGGCAGTCGGCGTTTCGCCGGTTCTATGCGCAGCTGGCGCGGGACGACGGCGCGCGAGAAGACCCGACCCTGTTGATGCAGCGGCCGAAGATGCCGCGCGGCCTGCCCAAGGCGCTGGCGGAACGTGAGATCGAGGCGCTGATCGTCGCGCCCGACACCGGCACGCCCCTCGGCCTGCGCGACCGCGCGATGCTGGAATTGATGTACTCCTCCGGCTTGCGCGTATCGGAACTGGTGGACCTGCCGCTGTCCGGCCTGAACACCCGGCAGGGCGTGCTGCGCGTCACGGGCAAGGGCGGGAAGGATCGCCTGGTGCCGGTGGGCGAGGAAGCCCTCGTCCACGTGGAACGCTACCTGGCCGAGGCGCGCCCCGGGCTGGCGCAGGGCCACGGCCAGCCGCCCGCGCTGTTCCTTTCCCGCCGCGGCAGTGCCATGTCGCGGCAGCAGTTCTGGACCCTGGTGAAGGGCTACGCGCTGCAGGTGGGTATCCCGGGCAAGCGGGTGTCGCCGCATGTGCTGCGACACTCCTTCGCTACGCATCTTCTCAACCATGGCGCCGATCTCCGCGCCCTGCAGATGCTGCTCGGCCACAGTGCCCTCAGCACCACCCAGATCTACACGCTGGTGGCGAAGGAAGGCCTGAAGCGCCTTCACGCCCAGCATCATCCCCGCGGATAA
- a CDS encoding RDD family protein yields MTTMPLPAPAWRRFAAIVYDVLAVVAIVMVVGLLAQIATKGGVADATGHIVAWWYQPLQGLVVGAYFLLSWMRGGQTLGMRPWRIRVVSRDGAPVDIRRSFIRLLVASVPVFLLLLYSVVPLGVVLWLPVAGWAVILLPSLFDARRRGLHDMAAGTEIRPLTA; encoded by the coding sequence ATGACTACGATGCCCCTGCCCGCCCCTGCCTGGCGCCGCTTCGCGGCGATCGTGTACGACGTGCTCGCGGTAGTCGCGATCGTGATGGTGGTGGGCCTGCTTGCGCAGATCGCGACGAAGGGCGGCGTGGCGGACGCCACCGGGCACATCGTCGCGTGGTGGTACCAGCCGTTGCAGGGGCTCGTCGTCGGCGCCTACTTCCTGCTGTCGTGGATGCGCGGCGGGCAGACGCTGGGCATGCGGCCGTGGCGTATTCGCGTGGTGTCGCGCGATGGCGCGCCGGTGGATATCCGGCGTAGCTTCATACGCCTGCTGGTCGCGTCGGTACCGGTGTTCCTGCTGCTGCTCTACAGCGTGGTGCCCCTGGGCGTGGTGCTGTGGCTTCCGGTCGCTGGCTGGGCGGTGATCCTGTTGCCCTCGCTGTTTGACGCCCGCCGACGCGGCCTGCACGACATGGCGGCCGGCACCGAGATCCGGCCGCTTACCGCTTGA